A window of the Bdellovibrio sp. ZAP7 genome harbors these coding sequences:
- a CDS encoding single-stranded DNA-binding protein → MSGVNKVIIVGRLGADPEVKAIGSGSTVARLNIATSESWVKDGQRQEKTEWHRVTVWGKLAEICGKHLSKGRQVYVEGKLQTRSWEDQQGQKRYATEIVANTVQFLGAAGAEAGSRSNNNSGGGDDFNFNDFGPEPSFNSNDEIPF, encoded by the coding sequence ATGTCTGGAGTAAATAAAGTTATTATCGTAGGTCGTCTTGGTGCTGATCCAGAAGTGAAAGCAATCGGAAGCGGGAGCACTGTAGCTCGCCTTAACATCGCAACAAGCGAATCATGGGTTAAAGACGGTCAACGTCAGGAAAAAACTGAGTGGCACCGTGTAACTGTATGGGGCAAATTGGCAGAAATCTGCGGCAAACACCTTTCTAAAGGTCGCCAAGTTTACGTTGAAGGTAAACTTCAAACACGCTCATGGGAAGACCAACAAGGACAAAAACGCTACGCTACGGAAATCGTGGCTAACACTGTTCAATTCCTTGGCGCTGCTGGTGCAGAAGCTGGTTCACGTTCTAACAATAATTCAGGTGGCGGCGACGATTTCAACTTCAACGATTTCGGTCCAGAACCAAGCTTCAACTCAAACGACGAAATTCCTTTCTAG
- the gspN gene encoding type II secretion system protein GspN, with amino-acid sequence MENISKFFKWLKENKGKLFVMVVSAFIFLFVLFPFDDLSDLISSQVAKVTNNSVYVQFDRLKMSLFPQPGVQMDHVYIESLRTPAISAQELVITPSITGLIQQKPYGSVSAKGLLKGDVNVSMGKGNRSDNGVERHRIEVSAKKVALNDIREFANLPVLLKGQLNLETTALADLTFQEQPDVEINLTINQFELPPANVNTPMGPLTVPELKLSSIELKGRLAAGRLVIESGTIGKPGDELQGTVKGDIGLTIVNRGGAFGQQIGAYNFDIDLRAKKSFQDKAGLFLTFIDNFKSPTADGAQYKFKLSASNPMMPPSFGAAR; translated from the coding sequence ATGGAAAATATCTCTAAGTTTTTCAAATGGCTTAAAGAAAACAAAGGAAAGCTCTTTGTAATGGTGGTTTCGGCCTTCATCTTTCTTTTCGTCCTATTCCCTTTTGATGACTTGAGTGACTTGATTTCTTCACAGGTGGCGAAAGTCACCAACAACTCGGTCTATGTTCAGTTCGACCGTTTGAAAATGAGCTTGTTCCCGCAACCCGGTGTGCAAATGGACCATGTGTATATCGAATCCCTGCGCACTCCCGCTATATCCGCTCAGGAATTGGTCATCACTCCGTCCATCACGGGCTTGATTCAGCAAAAACCCTATGGATCGGTTTCTGCGAAAGGTCTTTTAAAAGGTGACGTGAATGTCTCCATGGGTAAAGGCAATCGCAGCGACAATGGCGTCGAAAGACACCGCATTGAAGTGAGCGCTAAAAAAGTTGCGCTGAATGACATCCGTGAGTTTGCAAATCTTCCGGTGCTTTTAAAAGGTCAGTTGAACTTAGAAACAACTGCTTTGGCTGATTTAACTTTCCAGGAACAACCGGACGTGGAAATCAATCTGACGATCAATCAGTTTGAACTTCCGCCCGCAAACGTTAACACACCGATGGGTCCGTTGACTGTACCTGAATTGAAATTGAGTTCTATTGAGCTTAAAGGCCGCTTAGCTGCCGGCAGACTTGTCATCGAGAGCGGTACCATTGGTAAGCCGGGCGATGAGCTTCAAGGCACTGTGAAAGGCGATATTGGCCTTACGATCGTAAATCGTGGCGGTGCCTTCGGACAACAGATCGGCGCCTACAATTTTGATATCGATTTGCGTGCAAAAAAGAGCTTTCAAGACAAGGCCGGCTTGTTCCTGACATTCATTGATAACTTCAAGTCCCCAACGGCCGATGGCGCTCAGTATAAGTTTAAACTTTCAGCATCAAATCCTATGATGCCTCCAAGCTTTGGCGCTGCGCGCTAG